In Victivallis sp. Marseille-Q1083, the genomic stretch ATCACCCGGCGCGGGGCGATGGCTCGCAGAATGTTCAAAACATTGTACAACGCGTCGTCGGTGTGGGCGTAGTCGACGAAGAAACGGATGCCGCGCGGCGCCGCGATCGATTCCAGCCGGCCGGGAACCGGGCACGGCTGTTCGAGCGTTTCGGCGATTTGCGGCAGCGGCAGGCCGTTGGCGTGGGCGGCCAGAATGACGCCGGTCAGGTTGTAAACGTTGTGACGGCCGATCAAGGCGGTTTGAAATGGCCGCGTGCGGCCCTGGCGCGTCAGTGTGAAGCGCGTTCCCGCCGCGCTCAGTCTCTGGATGGCGAATTGTACGTCGGCTTCGGCGGTTTCACCGAAGGTCAGACGCTTGACCGGCTTGGGCAGCAGGCCGGCCAGTTTGGCGCCCCAGGGATCGTCGATGTTGATGATGGCCGTACCGGCCTGATGCAGATGTTCGGCGAACAGTTTCTGCTTGGCGGCGAAGTAATTGTCCATCGTGCGATGGTAGTCCAGATGATCTCCGGTCAGGTTGGTGAAGATGGCGCTGTGAAATTTCAGAAGGCCGAGGCGATGCTGGGCCAGCGCATGGCTGGAGACTTCCATGACGACATCGGTGACGCCGTTGTCCCGCATTTCGGCGAAATAAGCCTGCAACTCGTAAGCCGCCGGCGTCGTGCGTTCCGCCGGCAGCGTCCGGCTGCCGAGCCGGTACTCCACCGTGCTGAGCAAACCGCAATGACGTCCGCCGGTTGTCAGGAGTTGGTACAGCAAATAGGCGCTGGTGGTTTTGCCGTTGGTGCCGGTGATGCCGTGCAGCTTCAATTTCTGGGCCGGATAATCGAACCAGGCCGCCGCCAGACGGCTGTAGGCCTCGTAAGCGTCCGGCACCTGCAGGTAGATGATGTTGGGCTGTCGATCCGGACAGTCGGCGGTGTGGATGATCACTTTGGCGCCGGCGGCGATCGCCTCCGGGATGAAGGCGTTGCCGTCGGCGTCGGCGCCCCGGATGGCGCAGAACAGGTAATTGCTCTTGACGCGCCGGGAGTCATTGGTCAGACCGTTGACGACGAAGTCATATTTTACCGAATGGGTTACCCGGCTCGGCAAGGCCGCCAGCAAAGTTGAAAGCAATTGGGCCATGATAATGCGAACTCCTCACAACGTGGTTGGCATGATATTTTCCAGATGAATTCCACGGGAACCTTTTAGAAAAATAAAATCGCCCTCCCGGCGCAGTTGCCGCAGCAGCACCCGGGCGGCTTCGGCGTCCGCCGCCGTGTGGAGGAACGGTGACGCCGCCGGCAGGGCCGCCCGGAAGCGCGGACCGACCAGAATGGCACGGACCGTCGGCAGCAGCCGGGTCAGCGCGTCCAATACGGCGCGGTGTTCCCGCTCTTCATATGTCCCGAGTTCCAGCATGTCGCCCAGCACCAGGAGCCACTCCTCCGGATGAATGAACTCCGCCAGATGTTCCAGCGCGGCAATCATGCTGCCGGGATTGGCATTGTACGCGTCGTTGACATAAACATTGCCGTCGCGCCGGGAAATTTCCATGCGCATGCCCGGCAGTTCGCAGTGCCGCAAGCCGTCGGCGATTGCCGCCGGCGGGATGCCGAGTCCGGCGGCCAGCGCGGCGGCGGCCGCCGCGTTCATGGCCTGATGGCGGCCGGAAAGATGCCAGTCAACCGGCAAAATGGTACCGTCGGCGAAAGATAATTCGATCCGGCTGCCGGACAGATTGCCGCCGAGATAAGTCGCCTGAACATCGCCGCCGGGACCGAATTTGACCGTCCGGAAAGGAGCGGCGGCGGCGCGCAGAATCGTTTCGCCCGGCGACTGGGCTGGAATGACCGCCAGGCCGTCCGGCCGCAGTGCGGTGAAAATATCGGCTTTTTCGGCGGCAACGCCGTCGAGCGAATGCAGTTTTTCCAGATGACACGGCGCGATGGCGTTGACCAAGGCGGCATTGGGGGAGGCCGTCCGACTCAACGGCGCAATCTCTCCGGGCGCACTGGTCCCCATTTCGATGATTGCACAGCGGATGCCGGCGTGCAGCCGCAGCAGGTTCTGCGGGACGCCGATTTGGTTGTTGGTGTTGCCGAGGGTATAGAGCACCTGTTCCGCACCGTAAACGGCGGCAAAGATACTGCGGAGCATCTCCTTGACGCTGGTTTTGCCGACGCTGCCGGTGACGGCGGCGACGAGCAGACTGGGAAAACGGTTCCGGTGTCCGGCGGCGATCGCCTGGTAAGCCGCAAGCGTGTCGGCGGTCAGCAGCACCGGACAGGGGCAGGGCACCGGCAGTTTTCCGATCGCCGTCCGGTCGATCAGCAAAGCGGCGCAGCCGGCGGCGATTGCCGCCGGCAGGAAATCGTGGGCATCGAATCGTTCTCCGGCCAACGCCGCAAAAAGCCGGCCGCGGCAATCCCGGCGGCTGTCGGTGGCGACCCCGGAAACCGTCAGGTCGCCGGACGGCGGCAGGAAGCGCCATTCCCCGCCGGTGAAGGCGGCCAGTTCGGCAGCGGTAAATCCCGGCCCGGTCATGATTACAGCACTCCGTCGAAATAAGCGATCGTCTTTTTCAATCCTTCCTCCAGCCCGATCTGCGGCTGCCAGTGCAAGGTCTGCTGCGCCCGGCTGATGTCCGGACGCCGTTTGACCGGATCGTCGGCCGGCAGCGGTTTGAAAACTTTACGCGATTTGGAACCGGTCAGGCGAATGATCAAATCCGCCAGTTCCAGCATGGTGAATTCCGCCGGATTGCCGAGGTTGAACGGGCCGTGCACTTCCGGTCCCTGCCGCATCATCCGCAGCAACGCCTCGATCATGTCGTCAATATAGCAGAAGCTGCGGGTCTGTTGGCCGTCGCCGTAAATGGTGATGTCCTCTCCGCGCAGCGCCTGAACGATGAAATTGCTGACCACCCGGCCGTCGTTGGGCAGCATCCGCGGACCGTAGGTATTGAAAATCCGGACGACTTTGATGTCGACGCCGCATTGGCGGTGATAGTCGAAAAACAAGGTTTCGGCACAGCGCTTTCCTTCGTCGTAGCAACTGCGCGGACCGATGCAGTTGACGTTGCCCCAATATTCCTCCCGCTGCGGATGGATGGTCGGATCACCGTAGACCTCCGAGGTCGAGGACTGCAGGATCGGAATGCGCAGCCGCAGCGCCAACCCGAGCATATTGATCGCTCCGACGACACAGGTTTTGGTCGTGTGAATCGGATCGTTCTGATAGTGCACCGGCGAGGCGGGGCAGGCCAGGTTGAAGATGGCATCGACTTCGGCAACCAGCGGGAGAGTGATGTCATGGCGGATCAGTTCGAAGTCCGGATGGCTCAGCAGATGCCGGATGTTGTTTTTGGAACCGGTATAAAAGTTATCGACACAGATGACGTCATAATTCTCTTTCAGCAGCCGTTCGCACAGATGGGAGCCGATAAAACCGCCGCCGCCGGTAACCAGGATCGTCTTTTTTTTCATGTCGCCAGCCGCTCCGGATTTATTTGGAATTGACCAGCGCGGTGACTTTGTCGCCGCGGAAGATGATCCGGACGGTCTGATCCGGGCCCACCCAGTACAGCCAACTGGAATTGGCGAGCGACGGCGTCCGGCTGGCCACCGGATAACCGTAGGCCAGCAACACGTCGCGCCCGGTCATGCCCGGCTCGATCACCCCGCGCCTGATTTTGTCGACCGTCGCGGGGTCGATGCCGGCCAGCAATTTTTCCGGCGGCTGCAACGTGAAGATCTGTCGGATGTACTCTTCGATCGGCAGCATCATCGTGCCGGCGTCGTACCGGATGGTGTAACGGGTGCCGGCCGGATCGGTGAATACGATCCGGTCGGTCGACGCTTCGACGATGTCGACAGCCGTGCCGACCGGCAGGAGGCGGCCCTGTTGAATGTTCAGACAGGAGATGCGGTCCGGATCCTGCACCCACAGATTGCAGGCGGTATAGATTTTTTCATCGAGCTGCTGCTGGAGCACCTCCGGCACCAGAATGGTATGGGAGCAGCCGCAGAGCAGTATGAAATTCAAAACGGCAAACAGCAACAAACCCGCCAGGGCGATTCGATTCATCATGGGTGACATCTCCAAATATTGAAATTGAGCTTACTGGGAAATTTACACCGTTCGACCGCCTTTCACAAATGAAATTTGCGGATTTCACCGACAATATGAGGAGGAAAATAGAAAAAAGCGGCGAAAAGATTCGGTTCCTTCCGCCGCCGGGCCGCTTTGACGTATCTCCGGGTTAGCAAAACACCTTGTCTAAGTCAACGTGGGCTCGCGCTTCCAGTGAGATTAGAGTCTTGGTATGGATGATGCCGGCGATATCGCGCGTCATCTTGCCCGCCACGATTTCCGAAAGCTCGTTGTTGCTCTTGACTCGAATCATCACCACCAGATCGTATTCGCCGGCGACGGCATAGACTTCCGTGACCCCGTCGATCTTCATGAAGCTATCGATGACCTGACGCAACATCGCTCTTTCGACGTTTACCAAAACAATTCCTGTTACCATCATGTTCCCTTTCAGTAATGATTGGTTTATGACTGCGGGAGGCGCTGGGAAGCAACACCTCTTGCCGATACAATAATCATGCCGGGAACGAATGCAAATGCGATGGTACTTTTTTTCCGTTTTCCCGGCGCGGCCTCTGGGCTTTGGGGGATAAGTTTGGACAATTTTGTACGAAATTGCCGGCGGTTTCCGCGATAATATGGCAGAATCGACCATATCATGAACACGGAGGACAAGGAAAAAAGAGAATTTGAAGAGAAAAAATTTGTCTTTTCCGGTTCCGGCTGGTACATTTTCCCATCCCGCCGTCCGGATCGTGTTTTCCGGCAGCGGTCTGTGAAAGGAGATGGTATGATAAATAACTGACGTTCGCGGAATCAGCTTTCTGCGTGTAATTTATGGCGATTAACTTACACGTTTGGAAGCGGACAGGTTGCAGACTGAATGTTTCAATGAGGCGCATCAGAAACGATGACGACCCCGGAAAGGAGATTAGTCAGATCTGTAAACCAGAGCGCCACCGTAGAGAGCGACTGATTAATCGACTACTCTGTATGGGAGGATGGTGAGGCCGTGACAGCAGTTCCGCTTCGATTCGTGAAAAACGAATGGAGGCAGAGAATGATGACAAGTTTTGTTGGAGTGGATTTGCACCGGAACAATTTTACTTATTGCATCCGGGTAAATGGGGAAGAACGGAAAATCGGCAAGTGTGAGATTACCGAACTGAAGGGCTTTGCCGCAATGCTCGGTCCGAACACGGCGATGGCGGTGGAGGCGACCGGAAATACGTTCATGTTTTGCAGCTCGCTGAAAGCTCATGTCGGGCGACTGGTGGTGGTGAATCCATCACAGTTCAAAGTCATCAGCATGTCCACCAAAAAGACGGACAAACATGACGCAAAAGTGTTGGCGGAGTTCCTGGAAAAGGATATGCTTCCGGAGGTAAGAGTGAAAGACGATTTGCAGGCGAAAATTTCAAGTCTGACGCAGACCAGGGAAAAACTGGTTCAGTTGCGTACCGTATTGAAAAACAAAGTCAACAATCTGTTAGCAGCTAACTTCATCGTGCTGAAACGGGAAGAACTGTCCACGGAGAAAGGGCTTTTGAAAGCATTGAGTTATCACTTCGACCCGATCACCGACACGGAAATGCTGGTGGTTGTCGAACAGATTCGCAGTCTGAACAAAAGCATTGAAAAACTGGATAAGGCGATTGAGGATCACGGCAGCAAGATGGACGGCTTCGACAACCTGAAATCCATCAAGGGAATCGGCTCGAAAGGTGCGGCGATCCTGTTGGCAACCATCGGCAATATCGCTGATTTCCGATCGGCAAAGCAGTTGGCCGCTTATATCGGAATCGTCCCCAGAGTGAGCAATTCAAATGACACGGTTTGCCACGGAAGAATCACGAAGAGCGGCAGCAAGATCGCCAGAACCGCTTTGGTGCAATGCGCTTTGATCGCCAAACGCTACAGCCCGTATCTCAATGCCTTTCATGAATCGGTAAAAAGTCGGCGGGGAGGTGCGAAAGCCAATATCGCCTTGGCTCGCAAATTCCTCGATATCGTGTATAGAACATTAAAAAACAATTGGATGTTTGAGAATTTTACTCAATTCAAGCTCGTAAAAAATTGAGTTTTTCTCGACATCGAAGTGGAAATTTATCATGGGAGAATCATGGCGGAACAGTTTGACAACCGGCCGATCGGCGTGTTCGATTCCGGTTTGGGCGGTTTGACGGTGGTCGAGGCGATGGCGCGGCGTTTGCCGGCGGAGGATATCATTTATCTCGGCGATACCGCCCGGGTGCCGTACGGGGACAAGTCGGTGGATTCGATCAAGCGTTTTTCGCATCAGGATGTCGATTTTCTGTTGCAGCGCGGCGTCAAGATGATCGTCGTGGCCTGCAATACGGTCTCTTCGGTTGCCCTGCCGGCATTGAAGCGGCAGTTCCCGGCGGCTCATCTGCTCGGTGTCATCGATGCCGGCGTGCAGGCCGCCGTCGCCTCCGGGGCCCGCCGGATAGTCGTCATCGGCACCCGGGCGACGATCAACAGCGACGCCTACCGGCGCGGCATTCACGCCGTCGATCCGTCTTTGCTGGTGGAAAGCATTCCCTGTCCGCTGCTGGTGCCGCTGGCGGAGGAAGGCCTGGGGGATTCGCCGCTGGCCGAGGCGGTGCTGGAACTTTACCTGGGCGGAGTCAGAGCCAATCCGCCGGACGCGCTGCTGCTGGGCTGCACCCACTATCCGTTGTTCAAAGCGGCGCTGGATCGCTATTTTGCCGGGCGGGTGAACATCGTCGACAGTGCGACCGCCTGCGCGGAATATGTTGCGGAGTATTTGACGGCGAACGCTTTGGCGGCAATGCCAGGCAAAAAATCGCAGTCCAGATTTTTCGTCACCGACATGCACTCGGCATTCCCGGCGCATGCGGCTCGTTTTTTGAAGCGCACCCCGGAACGGGTGGAAAAAGTTTCACTGGAATTCCCGGAATAGCGAAGCCGGTCGCTTCGGGCCGGCCGGAGGCGCGTCCTGCGTTGCCGGCTCTATGTGCCTACAGCGATTCGATCAACAGTTGATTGATGTAAGCCAGGGTCTTTTTCTGTCCTTCGATCGAAAGCATGCGAAAATCGGTGAGCAGCTTTTTTTCCAACTGATTTTTGGCGGT encodes the following:
- a CDS encoding UDP-N-acetylmuramoyl-L-alanyl-D-glutamate--2,6-diaminopimelate ligase, which produces MAQLLSTLLAALPSRVTHSVKYDFVVNGLTNDSRRVKSNYLFCAIRGADADGNAFIPEAIAAGAKVIIHTADCPDRQPNIIYLQVPDAYEAYSRLAAAWFDYPAQKLKLHGITGTNGKTTSAYLLYQLLTTGGRHCGLLSTVEYRLGSRTLPAERTTPAAYELQAYFAEMRDNGVTDVVMEVSSHALAQHRLGLLKFHSAIFTNLTGDHLDYHRTMDNYFAAKQKLFAEHLHQAGTAIINIDDPWGAKLAGLLPKPVKRLTFGETAEADVQFAIQRLSAAGTRFTLTRQGRTRPFQTALIGRHNVYNLTGVILAAHANGLPLPQIAETLEQPCPVPGRLESIAAPRGIRFFVDYAHTDDALYNVLNILRAIAPRRVITVFGCGGDRDRTKRPRMGKVAAEHSDLCIVTSDNPRSETPEAIIADIRTGMPSEAAVQIEPDRRQAIALAYRLAEPEDLILVAGKGHENYQEINHVKHPFDDREVIRRLIGN
- the murF gene encoding UDP-N-acetylmuramoyl-tripeptide--D-alanyl-D-alanine ligase, which translates into the protein MTGPGFTAAELAAFTGGEWRFLPPSGDLTVSGVATDSRRDCRGRLFAALAGERFDAHDFLPAAIAAGCAALLIDRTAIGKLPVPCPCPVLLTADTLAAYQAIAAGHRNRFPSLLVAAVTGSVGKTSVKEMLRSIFAAVYGAEQVLYTLGNTNNQIGVPQNLLRLHAGIRCAIIEMGTSAPGEIAPLSRTASPNAALVNAIAPCHLEKLHSLDGVAAEKADIFTALRPDGLAVIPAQSPGETILRAAAAPFRTVKFGPGGDVQATYLGGNLSGSRIELSFADGTILPVDWHLSGRHQAMNAAAAAALAAGLGIPPAAIADGLRHCELPGMRMEISRRDGNVYVNDAYNANPGSMIAALEHLAEFIHPEEWLLVLGDMLELGTYEEREHRAVLDALTRLLPTVRAILVGPRFRAALPAASPFLHTAADAEAARVLLRQLRREGDFIFLKGSRGIHLENIMPTTL
- a CDS encoding UDP-glucuronic acid decarboxylase family protein: MKKKTILVTGGGGFIGSHLCERLLKENYDVICVDNFYTGSKNNIRHLLSHPDFELIRHDITLPLVAEVDAIFNLACPASPVHYQNDPIHTTKTCVVGAINMLGLALRLRIPILQSSTSEVYGDPTIHPQREEYWGNVNCIGPRSCYDEGKRCAETLFFDYHRQCGVDIKVVRIFNTYGPRMLPNDGRVVSNFIVQALRGEDITIYGDGQQTRSFCYIDDMIEALLRMMRQGPEVHGPFNLGNPAEFTMLELADLIIRLTGSKSRKVFKPLPADDPVKRRPDISRAQQTLHWQPQIGLEEGLKKTIAYFDGVL
- a CDS encoding Lrp/AsnC family transcriptional regulator, producing MMVTGIVLVNVERAMLRQVIDSFMKIDGVTEVYAVAGEYDLVVMIRVKSNNELSEIVAGKMTRDIAGIIHTKTLISLEARAHVDLDKVFC
- a CDS encoding IS110 family transposase — encoded protein: MTSFVGVDLHRNNFTYCIRVNGEERKIGKCEITELKGFAAMLGPNTAMAVEATGNTFMFCSSLKAHVGRLVVVNPSQFKVISMSTKKTDKHDAKVLAEFLEKDMLPEVRVKDDLQAKISSLTQTREKLVQLRTVLKNKVNNLLAANFIVLKREELSTEKGLLKALSYHFDPITDTEMLVVVEQIRSLNKSIEKLDKAIEDHGSKMDGFDNLKSIKGIGSKGAAILLATIGNIADFRSAKQLAAYIGIVPRVSNSNDTVCHGRITKSGSKIARTALVQCALIAKRYSPYLNAFHESVKSRRGGAKANIALARKFLDIVYRTLKNNWMFENFTQFKLVKN
- the murI gene encoding glutamate racemase, with product MAEQFDNRPIGVFDSGLGGLTVVEAMARRLPAEDIIYLGDTARVPYGDKSVDSIKRFSHQDVDFLLQRGVKMIVVACNTVSSVALPALKRQFPAAHLLGVIDAGVQAAVASGARRIVVIGTRATINSDAYRRGIHAVDPSLLVESIPCPLLVPLAEEGLGDSPLAEAVLELYLGGVRANPPDALLLGCTHYPLFKAALDRYFAGRVNIVDSATACAEYVAEYLTANALAAMPGKKSQSRFFVTDMHSAFPAHAARFLKRTPERVEKVSLEFPE